The DNA sequence GTTGGATCAGTTTACACCAGATTGGCTTTATTCATAGACTTCTGAAGTGTGCAAACAATAGCTCGGTCtttcttttaaaggggacatatcatgaaaatctgacttttttcatgtttaaaggaacagtatgtaagaaatgtatatctattaatcataaaatggccctgatatgtcactagacattataaaatcatttttatttcaaatacttatatcactgacaacagtgttatggccaggatattgtcatttaaaaagtggagttgcagccctcaactgatgtttatgttgtcatgttgtgtattggccaccagttgtgagattgcagtaccagttttagccacaagttttgtgattgcagttagagctgaagatctttgcccgaacccgACGGGACCCGTCGGAACCCGACGGGCTCGGGCGGGttcgggcttcatttctaacattttacacgggctcggGGCGGGCTTGGGCTTCCGCTCCGGCTTTGTGAGGTAAATGAGCAGTCAAGTTCAGTAGCGCAGGACCGCGCTGAATTCGTTGCAACCAGtggatttaataattttcctcatcaaaaacatgtagcctaatcttggtgagtaaaggtttttcaatgtataactaaatattaattgagtcttaaatacataatttagacaaaggatatagactaatgttggcagTAATGGAGAGAAGTGCCGACGCAAATCCCACGGAGCCTTTCTCTTAATTTCGTTATTGCCAAATATCCATCTcaattcagaatgtattatcttaatttaattcgttaagaaataatactttttattggcctatttatagtgtattgcataagcctatttagaatgagatgttacaatgttacagatgacttattttatttctttgtttcaacttccagTTTGCGTGTAGATTATtagtaatgaataaataatgttaaaacctgtgtaaattactcattcttgacaaaagctgtgtgtgtgcgcacatttaaataatgtcgggctgtaaacgggttcgggcttttaaaaagctgtcaatctaaatgtacgttctggttcgggctgcattctgtcgggctccggtcatttcgggcctaacttttaaggcccgattacagctctaattgcagtaccagttttgaccacaatcctacatactgttcctttaagtgctataaatgggtccccagtgctttaatcaacctagaaaatgaacaaacttattttggtaaatcattctctgcaagcatgtgacaaaataggtaattgaaatttggctccccttgtgatgtcagaagcgGATAATATCGCCACTTAACCTGCATACAGTATGCAACCATGGCACTGTTATTTAGTTCAGAgaccagctcatttgcatttaaaggtcccgttctttctgtgtttttgaagctttgattgtgtttacagtgtgcaatatttcacacaatttacGTACCATACTGCTGTTTTCAcagtaggctttgaaaggggacttctgttaaagaaaatatattgcctggcagtgaactttgagcttaaTATTTTGCAGATATTATTtttgctctaacagcaacattatacactaactaaagtttgaaaaatgggatcaggaagaacgtgacctttaaaaacacacccaaaaatggcacatttttgctcacacctacaaagtggcaattttaacatgctataataaattatctgtgggtattttaagctaaaacacATACGTctcaaaaaagtcttgtgaaatgtcccctttaaaaacattgtttttgagCAGCCCTGAAATGTAGGCTAATGAATTGGCTAGTACAAATGGGAAATAGGGAGATGCTTGTGGTAGTGTTAGATATACTTGTTTGGAGAACAATTCAAAAGAATTTCATTTTTGCCATTCAAACATCTATTGCTGGCACAGTGAAAGCTTTAAAGGGGGGAAACTGAACAAAACATTGTTGAGGTTCAAATGTAAATCTGCCACACAGAGTTTTGCTGAAAAATGAACACTGTCCAAATAAACACACTCCCACACTCGAATGAAGGTGATTTTTATAGCAAAATTGCTAGAAACACAACTAAAAAACGAAAGCAATTCAGGTACACAGAAAACCAACCAAAAAGTGTTATAGTTGTGTGATGACTGTCTCAGCTGAACCAGTCTGAACAAGTCGTACGAATGTGCAACACTTGAtggtcaaaaaaagaaaaacccaTGAATGGAACTGACAGTATGGTAACTGTATCATGAAATGCAAGTGAATTATTTTGGGTTCACACACATGACTATTCAGAATTCAATGGCTCTTAGCAGTTTATTTGCAGTGATTATATCCAGTGATATACTGTGTACTTcatgatttttaaaaactttcctGAGGTCTAATGTAtgaccttgtctgtgaaatccaagataaagtctcataatcttatTATGAGATTTGGAGTTTGATTTCAATAACTGATTTAActtctttgacatgacctttcTCAGTCAATGTTAAAGAAATCAAGgtgatattttcacagaatgttctttaaattATGTAGGATAATTTTCATGTAGAAAACGGTTAATCACAAAAAcaacttcagctgggtttttacagactgggtcacatacagtattttttaaaaacaatcaaAACTTAATGTGATTCTTAAAAGTTTGTCATTTAAGACCCCTATGTGTCCCCTTATGTGTCTAATTGCTCTTCAggaaataatttaattaaaatacatgCATGTGACCTTTGTGACATTTATAATCACAACTGACCTGCTGTTCTTCAGACTCATTTGCAGTAACACAAATAGTACCTATAAATGTCATGAtaatgtatgcattttaaaatacaaattatgATTCACTTCTAGGGTTGATTCAGAGATGCACTCCTGTGAAGTATCACTACACATCTTCAATCTTGCCTCGAAACCTTCCAGTCAACATCACCAAGACCATCCGGCAAGATGAGTGGCATGCCCTCCGTGAGTCTCTTTTAAATGTGCCACAATATAAAACGATCAGTTCATTATAGCATAAGCGACTGTTTTTACATTAttagtagtaattgtttaacaTGCAATGTATGTCATTGCTAAAGAATTACAAGTCAGAGGGGTTTCTTGTGATGCTACAGATCTGCGGCGGATGACAGCAGGTTTTGTGGGCATGGCTGTCTCTATCATCCTTTTTGGCTGGGTCGTTGGAGTTCTTGGATGCTGtcaacaacatgatctcatgcaGTATGTAGCTGGACTACTCTTCCTCATGGGAGGTAAGAGACAGAATGTGTGCGTCCTTATGTGTTTGAGAGAGAAGTGGATTGGTCGATTACAACCTGAGGTACACTTATATGCATCTTATgaaaaaatgtatacacataAAAGAGAATCCAACAGAATATTTACCCTGTTTGTATAGCAGCTAGTGCacttttttttgtgaaacaaatTTGGAATAATACCATGCATTCAATATATTTTCATATGTCTCGACTCTCTACtgcaaagctgctttgcaacaatgtaAAGCATGCACCACAGAAATGAACTTTAGTCATTTGAAAACAGTGTCGCCATCTAGTGGCAGGTTATGATTCACATTGTGTACAAATTCTTAAGTGCTTTGAGATGGATTCTTCACAATAATTCACTGTTTATTGTGTAATGAATGATTGTGTAATTTTGAACGATTTTCTCTCTGATAGGAACCTGCTGTATTATCTCCCTCTGTACATGTGTGGCGGGCATTAACTTTGAGCTTTCGCGTTACCCACGTTACCTGTACGGCCTTCCCGAGGACATCAGTCATGGTTACGGATGGTCCATGTTCTGCGCCTGGGGTGGACTGGGTCTCACCCTGCTGGCTGGTTTCTTATGCACGCTGGCTCCTTCTTTAAGCAGCCCCCTGGCCCGCACCACAGTCCACAAGTCCAGGCACGAAAACGGGACTGTGTGATTTTAAACTTCTGGAGCAAGCATCTATACCTAATGACATCTGGCCTATTCATCAACACAGAGTATAATGACTGAATCATCAATCTTCTCTTTTCAAAGACTCAAGGGGCTTTCTGGCTCCCTCAGTGATCATTTCTTTCTAAAAGATGCAGACCATTAATGGTTAATGGAGAAAGTCTGGCACAAACGTTTGCAGACACTAAAAAGAGCGCAACCAGTGCAAAAAGGAGTCACGTGCACAGATACTGAGCATCTTCCATCATTCACACATTTCATTCTGACCCTTTATGGCACAAAACTCAATGCAAATGTTCACTGCTCTCTCTATCGTGTTTATGACCGAGAGGCTGACTGTTTTCTCTCCATGAGGATTCATAATAAATGGTGCTTTCTTTTCACAATCTCACAATCTCCAGAGGACAAACAAATTATTGATAAATTCTATTTCTTATAGCTcactttaaaaattttattgAGGTTCTGAGGACAGAATAAACTGGGGTGGGCGGgcaaagaaaaagagagattaAAGCATTTCTGTCACTAGAGTTTCAAGAAACACATTTCCCAAGGCCTCAAAGATtctttatgtgtaaaaaaatacttgttTCATGTAGTTTCATGTCTACATTTGTATGAAATTTTGCTTGGTTACAAATGAAGCCTTTTCACTCTTTGTTATGATCGGTGACCTGGCTCGGTCTGTGGTAGCTGTCTGAATTTCACTAAATTTATTCCTCAGTGGCATGTGAATTACTGACCTACTgtaagtttgtatttaaaattcTTTGTCGGGTTGTTTCTGAACATCATTTGTTATAAAGCCTTATTGCTGTTGTGAGCACAATATGAGTTAAAACAGTTCTCAAGAGCTTAGCGTCTTGAACTAAATGCTGATGGATATTCAGGATAAAATGAACGTTCTGGTTGAACATATTATGAAAGATTTTTAGGGAATTCAGTGTTATGATTGGTTGCGAAGAAAGCATAATCATCAAGTTTAAGTGTAGGCGGATCATAGAAAGATAAACCTGGTTTATCCTAACTCGGGTAAATCACGTGTGGGGTGTTTCTTATGGgtacaaaatatgtttacatgATACAGTATGTTTGTACTATGACCAACTCAAGACACAACCAAACAATATACGAATGAACCCCAATCtagtaatatgttttttaaaagtaagTGTGTCTCTTCacattattataaataattCGTATTGATTCAACTCTCaccaaaatattatttattaagaaTGCTTCTGTGAAAAGCACACTTACCATAAATCATTCAAACATTTCTCACATGTCTCAACCAAATGTAGATTTATAGTCTCCACGGAATCCAAGCACAATGTACTGGTGTTGATATCCACattggtggtgagtaaatgcaATAGTTAAATGTGGGACGTTAAAGACTGAAAATACTGTGGGAGTATTCTGAAGCATATTTGGGATAATGTATTATGTAAATTAGATGTCATTTGAGGATAAATTGAAAAGTCTGGTCATTTTCTGCTAAAGTATGTAGTGTTTAATAGAATAACAGAAGAGCTGACTGACAGTTTAACATTTTGTCTCTGTAGAAAATTCTTGAGCAATATGGCCAAACTGAATAATTTCAGTCATGCATAAGGAgaacaaaatgaaacaaaattaaaaaataaactctttttaGTAAACATGAAAGTGTTGTATGGAGTGGAGGATTCCAGTATCTGTTATTGAGAACAACACGAATAATTACCAccaataacaataaaaatgtgtttgagatttttcaAAGGAAAGCATAAAACCAATGTGTAAACAGAAAAGCaattcaaacaaataaaagCAGATTCAGGTGTTTTTGTCATGTTGGTGAGAGACATTTGTATAAAAGCTGTCGTTTTCTTTGGCAGTTTGAGTAGCaccatttttactttatttttagattGCAAACTGTTTGTAGAAAACAGGTATCATTGTCTGGCATGCTGTCATATTTATTAATTCAAGTGTATTTAGATTTGtcgatttttaaaatgacttttatttaaagaaataaaatgttaGTAGCATTTCATGATGAGGTCATAATCACTTATATGCTACaagaaaaatatgttttttgaatGTCCCTCAAGTTGGaaagttttaaagtttttacaaatattatCAAATCTTAAATACACAAATCAGAAGAATCAAGGATtctttaaaaggatagttcacccaaaaaataaaaattttgtcgTTATTTActaaccctcatgttgttccaaacctgtatgagtttcttttttctgttaaacacaaagtatgttttgataaatgatggttagcacaTAGTTAACGGTACTcatagtgtttgtttttaatttctttgtgttcaacagaaatAAGAAACTCatgcaggtttagaacaacataaaagtgaatgatgacaaaatcttcatttttttctaaattattaagataaaaaaaaattgaaaaagagATGCCTTGATTGAATTTGGCTTGCTATGTAAACTATAGCAAACACATGTGATGCCCTTTATTTATCCTGAGTAAAAATATGAATCCTAAGGACATGAAGTTGATATGATATGTTTGCATAACAATAAGTCCACAGATCTCAAAACAAACTTCTATACAGTAAAATAGCTCATAACTTGATGCAGGGTGCCACCTAGAGGATTACTGATAAACATTTTCTGCTTCCATTGaaattatacaataaaataaaacaaatagatCACATTGACTTCCCAGTTATCTTTCAATATTAGAGATCCTGCCCTTTATCATTTGCATAGTTTCACATAAAAAGAGTGGGGTGGGCAATATCTAATCATCTGTgaataatagaaaatatttcaatctATTTGACATCTAACCTATATAAAATCTCCTGAAAATAACAGTCAAAAATATTTAACCCCTTAACTGAACTGTGAGCGGGACACGtaagtttacttcaatgttttgcatgtatatatattgttggaaaggtctaagaatgtagttttcatatttcaaaaccttttagcagtaataataattcagtaactgtaatttatttatttgtgacaTGCAGCAAATCCCAcagcaaaccaacacaaacctcagtttttggatgattttatgtattaaaaataatattgcttttttattacaaataaatgtaaactgctataaaaaatatatattttcacctccagacacttccatAAAAAAGTGTCTTTTTTAAAACAAGAGCAAAATTAGGCTTCAAGaccaaaaaaatgacagagttatattaatttgaaggtgtacaTCACCTTTTCAACCCCCcacactcaaaaagggctgcacCAGTTAAAGAGTTAACTTCTTTATCTACAACTGAAACACTAAACACTCTAAAGGAAAGATGAAATATGAGGTTTTATATATGATCAAGCCACCTGGGCTTTTAAGAAATCCAGTCAACTCTTTATTTAATCTGATTTGTCACAGTGTAACCTgccataacattttaaagtgttacttCTTGAAGCGAGAGTGACTACCTACAACCATGTAACTATCCCGGGACAGCTCTCTCTTCACTGGGGATTTGCCAATAGACTTGCTGGCTTTGATTCCGGGCCGGGCGATCGCGGTCATCCGGCAGGGGTCATGCTTTAACAAGTATGTACCAAAGTTCTCCCATCCACCACCGACACGAACCATGGCATGTTTATCATTCAACATCTGGAAAAATAAAGAGAGACCACGAGACAGAGTAAATGCACAAAGACTGAGTCTAATAGGGATTATGTCGGATTAATATGAAAGAACATCATTTACAGAGTTTCACAGATCCTCACTAATGGAGGCATTCTTTGGTTTTCAAAATGTTCATctttataaaacaaattaaacCACTGTGTCTGCATTACTTAGACATATCTGCCCACTTGGTGGTGTTTTGGAAATATTATCTCTCAAGACCCC is a window from the Misgurnus anguillicaudatus chromosome 21, ASM2758022v2, whole genome shotgun sequence genome containing:
- the tmem276b gene encoding transmembrane protein 178B; the encoded protein is MAAIKILTSAGLFLAFCALVLLAMAICTDYWYETDARRHRERCKNYANKRNDPGYIYISNHNLPLQMPPKGYERTEMGEPSARVKRHAMASATAMESHCSRQFNSTISGLWRKCHREGFDLETEDLIYKGLIQRCTPVKYHYTSSILPRNLPVNITKTIRQDEWHALHLRRMTAGFVGMAVSIILFGWVVGVLGCCQQHDLMQYVAGLLFLMGGTCCIISLCTCVAGINFELSRYPRYLYGLPEDISHGYGWSMFCAWGGLGLTLLAGFLCTLAPSLSSPLARTTVHKSRHENGTV